One Cellulomonas taurus genomic region harbors:
- the thrS gene encoding threonine--tRNA ligase has protein sequence MSENLTLTVDGSPTTAATGTTGADLFSDRKDVVVVRVDGELWDLSRALPEGATVESVTIDSSDGLSVLRHSAAHVLAQAVQEVNPTAKLGIGPPVTDGFYYDFDVETPFTPEDLRKLEKVMSRIVREGQTFRRVEVTDEEARAMAADEPYKQELIGLKSTATEAGEGASVEVGDGGLTYYQNVRGAGRESETVVWQDLCRGPHLPSTKLLGNGYQLTRSAAAYWRGSEKNPQLQRIYGTAWPTKDELKAYLDRIAEAERRDHRRLGNELDLFSFPDAIGSGLAVFHPKGGIIRMEMEEYSRRKHVEAGYSFVNSPHITKQQLFEISGHLDWYADGMYPPMQLDEERDADGNVTKQGQNYYLKPMNCPMHNLIFDSRGRSYRELPLRLFEFGTVYRYEKSGVVHGMTRARGFTQDDAHIYCTREQMKDELTSLLTFVLDLLKDYGLDDFYLELSTRNPEKSVGEDSAWEEATETLRQVATESGLELVPDPGGAAFYGPKISVQAKDAIGRTWQMSTIQLDFNLPERFELEYTAPDGTRQRPVMIHRALFGSIERFFAVLTEHYAGAFPAWLAPVQVLAVPVAEAFDEYLGEVVAQLRAQGIRAEVDRSDDRFGKKIRNAATQKIPFVLIAGGEDAEAGAVSFRFRDGSQENGVPVADAVQRIVTAVREHAQV, from the coding sequence GTGTCCGAGAACCTCACCCTCACCGTCGACGGCAGCCCGACCACCGCCGCGACCGGGACCACGGGGGCGGACCTGTTCTCCGACCGCAAGGACGTCGTGGTCGTCCGGGTCGACGGCGAGCTGTGGGACCTGTCCCGTGCGCTGCCCGAGGGCGCGACCGTCGAGTCGGTCACCATCGACTCCTCGGACGGCCTGAGCGTGCTGCGCCACTCCGCGGCCCACGTCCTCGCGCAGGCGGTGCAGGAGGTCAACCCGACCGCCAAGCTCGGCATCGGCCCCCCGGTCACCGACGGCTTCTACTACGACTTCGACGTCGAGACCCCGTTCACCCCGGAGGACCTGCGCAAGCTGGAGAAGGTGATGAGCCGGATCGTGCGCGAGGGCCAGACCTTCCGCCGGGTGGAGGTCACCGACGAGGAGGCGCGCGCTATGGCGGCCGACGAGCCGTACAAGCAGGAGCTGATCGGCCTGAAGTCCACCGCTACCGAAGCGGGTGAGGGCGCCTCGGTCGAGGTCGGCGACGGCGGACTGACCTACTACCAGAACGTGCGCGGCGCGGGCCGGGAGTCGGAGACCGTGGTCTGGCAGGACCTGTGCCGTGGCCCGCACCTCCCCAGCACCAAGCTGCTCGGCAACGGCTACCAGCTGACCCGCTCGGCCGCCGCCTACTGGCGCGGCTCGGAGAAGAACCCGCAGCTGCAGCGGATCTACGGCACCGCCTGGCCGACCAAGGACGAGCTCAAGGCGTACCTGGACCGGATCGCCGAGGCCGAGCGCCGCGACCACCGCCGGCTGGGCAACGAGCTGGACCTGTTCTCCTTCCCGGACGCGATCGGCTCCGGCCTGGCGGTGTTCCACCCCAAGGGCGGCATCATCCGGATGGAGATGGAGGAGTACTCCCGCCGCAAGCACGTCGAGGCCGGGTACTCCTTCGTGAACTCCCCGCACATCACCAAGCAGCAGCTGTTCGAGATCTCCGGGCACCTGGACTGGTACGCCGACGGCATGTACCCGCCGATGCAGCTGGACGAGGAGCGGGACGCCGACGGCAACGTCACCAAGCAGGGGCAGAACTACTACCTCAAGCCGATGAACTGCCCGATGCACAACCTGATCTTCGACTCCCGGGGTCGGTCCTACCGGGAGCTGCCGCTGCGGCTGTTCGAGTTCGGGACCGTCTACCGGTACGAGAAGTCCGGTGTGGTGCACGGCATGACCCGGGCCCGCGGCTTCACCCAGGACGACGCGCACATCTACTGCACCCGTGAGCAGATGAAGGACGAGCTGACCAGCCTGCTCACCTTCGTACTCGACCTGCTCAAGGACTACGGCCTCGACGACTTCTACCTGGAGCTGTCGACCCGCAACCCGGAGAAGTCGGTCGGTGAGGACTCCGCCTGGGAGGAGGCCACCGAGACCCTGCGGCAGGTGGCCACCGAGTCCGGCCTGGAGCTGGTCCCGGACCCGGGCGGCGCCGCCTTCTACGGCCCGAAGATCTCCGTGCAGGCCAAGGACGCGATCGGCCGCACCTGGCAGATGTCGACCATCCAGCTGGACTTCAACCTGCCGGAGCGGTTCGAGCTGGAGTACACCGCCCCCGACGGCACCCGGCAGCGGCCGGTGATGATCCACCGCGCGCTGTTCGGATCCATCGAGCGGTTCTTCGCGGTGCTGACCGAGCACTACGCCGGGGCGTTCCCGGCCTGGCTCGCGCCGGTGCAGGTGCTGGCGGTGCCGGTGGCGGAGGCCTTCGACGAGTACCTCGGCGAGGTGGTCGCTCAGCTGCGCGCCCAGGGCATCCGGGCCGAGGTCGACCGTTCGGACGACCGGTTCGGCAAGAAGATCCGCAACGCCGCCACCCAGAAGATCCCGTTCGTGCTGATCGCGGGCGGTGAGGACGCCGAGGCCGGTGCGGTGTCCTTCCGGTTCCGGGACGGCTCGCAGGAGAACGGCGTGCCGGTGGCTGACGCCGTGCAGCGGATCGTCACCGCGGTCCGCGAGCACGCGCAGGTCTGA
- a CDS encoding aminotransferase class IV, producing MRVWARGRLLDPADPVYPASDPVPTHGLGLFETCAVIDGRVFALDRHLARLRRSAAALDLAVDEDAITAGVAAVTGPDVGRLRITVGSPHGPVLVAESSPSRPSPALHRSSWVRNERSPLAGHKSTAYAADALALADARRHGADEAVLADTRDRLSEGSTSNVWVELDGELLTPTLASGCLPGVMRELVLEWSARAGLPVREVDLPWTVLDRRDIGLAVSNALRGFVPARALDGRPLGTTPVIAAVRELVDLRR from the coding sequence ATGAGGGTCTGGGCGCGCGGCCGACTGCTCGACCCGGCGGACCCGGTGTATCCCGCGTCCGACCCGGTGCCGACCCACGGACTGGGCCTGTTCGAGACCTGCGCGGTGATCGACGGCCGGGTGTTCGCCCTGGACCGGCATCTGGCCCGCTTGCGGCGATCGGCGGCGGCCCTGGACCTGGCCGTCGACGAGGACGCGATCACCGCCGGGGTGGCGGCGGTCACGGGCCCGGACGTGGGGCGACTGCGGATCACCGTCGGTTCGCCGCACGGCCCGGTGCTGGTGGCGGAGTCGTCGCCGAGCCGCCCGTCGCCCGCGCTGCACCGCAGTTCCTGGGTGCGCAACGAGCGATCGCCGCTGGCCGGCCACAAGTCCACCGCCTACGCCGCCGACGCCCTGGCCCTGGCCGATGCGCGACGCCACGGGGCCGACGAGGCGGTGCTGGCCGACACCCGGGATCGACTGAGCGAGGGCAGTACCTCGAACGTCTGGGTGGAGCTGGACGGCGAGCTGCTCACCCCGACCCTGGCCAGCGGTTGCCTGCCCGGGGTGATGCGGGAGCTGGTCCTGGAGTGGTCGGCGCGGGCGGGTCTCCCGGTGCGCGAGGTCGACCTGCCGTGGACGGTGCTGGACCGTCGGGACATCGGTCTCGCGGTCAGCAACGCGCTGCGCGGCTTCGTCCCGGCGCGGGCGCTGGACGGCAGACCGCTCGGCACCACCCCGGTGATCGCGGCGGTGCGGGAACTGGTGGACCTCAGGCGGTGA
- a CDS encoding SsgA family sporulation/cell division regulator codes for MAQHSDDVVESVAMQLISSDASVLPVTAELSYRASDPYTVRAVFSSPQSTSVWLIGRDLLVQGMLADSDDPAGNGDVQVWRDEDPLFVLLSLTGIEGSALLAAPADAVEHFLTRTEELVGIGGESERMEGELTALIAALLTA; via the coding sequence ATGGCCCAGCACAGTGACGACGTCGTCGAGTCGGTCGCCATGCAGCTGATCAGCTCCGACGCGAGCGTGCTGCCGGTGACCGCCGAGCTCTCCTACCGTGCCAGCGACCCGTACACCGTCCGCGCCGTGTTCAGCAGCCCCCAGTCCACCTCGGTCTGGCTGATCGGCCGTGACCTGCTGGTGCAGGGGATGCTCGCCGACTCCGACGATCCGGCCGGCAACGGCGACGTGCAGGTGTGGCGGGACGAGGACCCGCTGTTCGTGCTGCTCTCCCTGACCGGCATCGAGGGGTCGGCCCTGCTGGCGGCCCCGGCCGACGCGGTGGAGCACTTCCTGACCCGCACCGAGGAACTGGTCGGGATCGGCGGCGAGAGCGAGCGGATGGAGGGCGAGCTGACGGCGCTGATCGCCGCCCTGCTCACCGCCTGA
- a CDS encoding chorismate-binding protein, with amino-acid sequence MGGHELRGVLESVPDVVAEPERLRTPGDWVMVGDFDGPVRAWRFAERQPISPADRPWNAPGEWTSSLDRAAYTDGVRRVRAAIRDGAVYQANLCRVLAAELPTEPSAAALADRLAVGNPAPFAAAVQVPGQWVVSASPELFLRVADGRVTSSPIKGTARTPGGLSAKDRAENVMITDLVRNDLQRICRPGTVRVDELLAVEEHPGLAHLVSTVSGELRTQDWSALLAATFPPGSVSGAPKSSALRIIAELETAPRGPYCGLVGWCEVAADGALRAELAVGIRTFWWADGMLRFGTGAGITWGSDPEQEWAETELKAERLIGLTA; translated from the coding sequence ATGGGTGGTCACGAGCTGCGCGGTGTCCTGGAGTCGGTGCCGGATGTGGTGGCGGAGCCGGAGCGGCTGCGTACGCCGGGCGACTGGGTGATGGTCGGGGACTTCGACGGCCCGGTCCGCGCCTGGCGGTTCGCCGAGCGACAGCCGATCTCCCCCGCAGACCGGCCGTGGAACGCTCCTGGGGAGTGGACCAGCTCGCTCGACCGAGCCGCCTACACCGACGGTGTGCGCCGGGTGCGGGCGGCGATCCGCGACGGCGCGGTGTACCAGGCCAACCTCTGCCGGGTGCTCGCCGCCGAACTGCCGACTGAACCGTCCGCCGCCGCGCTGGCCGACCGGCTCGCCGTGGGCAACCCGGCACCCTTCGCCGCGGCGGTCCAGGTGCCCGGGCAGTGGGTGGTCAGCGCCTCGCCCGAGCTCTTCCTGCGGGTCGCCGACGGGCGAGTGACCTCGTCGCCGATCAAGGGCACCGCCCGCACCCCGGGCGGCCTGAGCGCGAAGGACCGGGCGGAGAACGTGATGATCACCGATCTGGTCCGCAACGACCTGCAACGGATCTGCCGCCCGGGCACGGTGCGGGTGGACGAGCTGCTGGCGGTCGAGGAACACCCCGGCCTGGCGCATCTGGTGTCCACCGTCAGCGGGGAGCTGCGCACGCAGGACTGGTCCGCGCTGCTCGCCGCCACCTTCCCGCCGGGTTCGGTGTCCGGTGCCCCGAAGTCGTCGGCGCTGCGGATCATCGCCGAGCTGGAGACCGCCCCCCGGGGGCCGTACTGCGGGCTGGTCGGCTGGTGCGAGGTGGCTGCGGACGGTGCGCTGCGGGCCGAGCTGGCGGTGGGGATCCGGACGTTCTGGTGGGCCGACGGGATGCTGCGCTTCGGCACCGGAGCCGGGATCACCTGGGGCAGCGACCCCGAACAGGAGTGGGCGGAGACCGAATTGAAGGCGGAACGACTGATCGGGCTGACGGCATGA